The nucleotide window TTCCCCAAGGTAAAGAATCGGCGCACTGCACAAATGCAAGATATAACGCAGATTTTACCTAAAGATACTAAGTCAGTTGATGTAGTCTTCTTCAAAGAATTAACCGAAGGTTGGTACGGACTAACGAATCAAAGATTGGGTGTAGGCTTCGGTATGGCTTGGGACAAAGAGTTATTTAAGTATCTTTGGATGTGGCAAGTTTACGGTGGACACACCGATTATCCCTGGTATGGACGCACATATAATTGCAGCCTCGAACCATTCACAAGTTATCCACCGACTGGTGTAAAAAACGCAGTAGAAAACGGCACAGCCTTAATTCTCAAGCCAGGGGAAGTAATCGAAACAGAATTAGTCGCTGTAGCTTATCAAGGCGAAGGAATAAATCGAATTAATCGTAATGGCTTGGTGGAGTAGTAACCCACCCCTAGCCCCTCCCAGGAGGGGAAAGCGAGAAAAACTATTGACTGTTGACTAATAACTAATAACTAATAACTAATAACTAATAACTAATAACTAATGACTAATGACTAATGACTAAGGAGTATTAATATGAAACTTAAAGATAAAGTTGCTATTGTTACAGGTGGTTCTAAGGGTATTGGTTGGGGCGTGGCTACAGTTTTCGCGCAAGAAGGCGCTAAAGTTGTGGTTGTGGCGCGTGATGCTCAAGCGGGAGAACAGACGGCTGAGGAAATTCGTTACAAGGGTGGACAAGCTATTTTCGTTGCTTGCGATGTCTCCAACGAGGAGCAAGTCAAAGCAACGGTGCAGAAAACCCTTGATACTTATGGGCAGATAGATATTCTAGTTAATAATGCTGGTGTAGGGATTTATAAGTCGGTGTTAGATACTACCAGCGAAGAATGGGATCGTTGTTTATCTATTGACCTCAAGAGTGTATTCCTCTGCTCCAAGTATGTCATCCCTCACATGCAAACATTGGGCAAAGGTGCAATCATCAATATGTCTTCAGTACACTCTCGTTCTACAGTCGGTTCAGTTGCACCTTATGTCGCCTCCAAAGGTGGAATTACAGCTTTAACTCGTAACATGGCAATTGATTACGGCCCAGTCATCCGAGTTAATACCATTTCCCCAGGCTGGGTGCTGACACCTTTAATTCAAGGCATCTTCGATAGTAGCGATCGCCCAGCCGAAAAGCAACGCCTGATTGAAGAAAGACAAGTCATGAAGCGTATCGGCACACCAGAAGATATCGGTTACGCTGCAGCCTTCCTAGCCAGCGATGAAGCCTCTTTCATCACAGGTACAGAGCTTTTTGTAGACGGTGGTTTAACAGCTCAACTTGAAGAAACTTGGTAGTAACAATTCAAAATTCAAAATTCAATATGCTAGAAGGCTTATTTCACTGCAACATTAACGTCACCGATTTAGATCGCTCGATATTATTCTACGAAATGCTGGGATTCAAGGTAATCGTAGACTTCCGCGAAGGTATGAGTAGCCCAGAATTAGCCACAGCTTTGGGATTATCTCAAGCTCAACTCAGAGGCGTACATCTCAGCGTAGGAGATGACCCAAACCTAACCCGCATCGACCTTGTAGAGTTCCAAAACCCCCGCACAGAAGGACGACCTTACACCCATCTCCACCACACAGGAATTAATCGTGTTTCGATTCGTACTACCAGTCTCCACCAAACATACAGGGAACTCAAAGCCAAGAGAGTAAACTTCTTCTCCGAACCAGTCACACTACCAGGCACAACCTTCACCTTTGTTTGTTTCACTGACCCCGATGGCACTGTACTACAACTGGTTGAAGGCAGTTTATCACCAGCAACTAAAGCCAATGATCCCACTTGGGGAGAACTTCATCTGAGTTTGGTTGAGTAAACCCCACAAATAGAGATTGATTAAGGTATAGATACTCATGGCAATACAAGATTTATTTCCACCAATCATCGACGGTTTTCAAGGATGGGGTCTTTTAGTTGCCAGACTCATCTGGGGTACAGTAATCGTACTTTACGGATGGCGAATGGTAAAAAATCCTCTGCATTGGATGGACAGAGGCGGTAAACCTTCCGGCTTTCCAGCATTTCTACAAGCCATCGGAGCATTAACAATTTTTGGCGGAGGAATTGCCATCATCGCCGGATTTCTCACACCACTAGCCGCCCTTGGACTTGCAGGCGCAATGGCAGTTGCCCTATGGCTGCACATATCACATGGCGAACCCCTAATTAAACCCCAACCAGATGCCCCAGGCGATTCTTACGAAGCATCACTAGTATACCTAGCGATCGCCCTCCTTTTCCTCCTCACAGGCCCCGGTCATCTCTCCTTAGACTCTCTTCTCTTCAAATAACTCCGCTCTTAAACCTGCAAGGAACCCAAATCATGCCACCAAATTGGTATAAAATCTTATCTTTAACTGCGGCGATCGCCACCTTAAACCTCACCTCAGCAAAAGCTCAAGCCGCCTTTCTAGTCAGCAGTCGAGGCACCAACAGCGTCTTAGCTTATAACGAAAAAAACGGTAACTTCCTTGGCACTTTTGTTACTCCTGGTAACGGACTAAACGGCCCAGATGGTTTAGCGATCGGCCCAGATGGTAATCTCTACGTAGCCAACCTGTTTGGTAATAGCATCCTCCGTTACAACGGTAACACTG belongs to Nostoc sp. NIES-3756 and includes:
- a CDS encoding SDR family NAD(P)-dependent oxidoreductase, with the translated sequence MKLKDKVAIVTGGSKGIGWGVATVFAQEGAKVVVVARDAQAGEQTAEEIRYKGGQAIFVACDVSNEEQVKATVQKTLDTYGQIDILVNNAGVGIYKSVLDTTSEEWDRCLSIDLKSVFLCSKYVIPHMQTLGKGAIINMSSVHSRSTVGSVAPYVASKGGITALTRNMAIDYGPVIRVNTISPGWVLTPLIQGIFDSSDRPAEKQRLIEERQVMKRIGTPEDIGYAAAFLASDEASFITGTELFVDGGLTAQLEETW
- a CDS encoding DoxX family protein; its protein translation is MAIQDLFPPIIDGFQGWGLLVARLIWGTVIVLYGWRMVKNPLHWMDRGGKPSGFPAFLQAIGALTIFGGGIAIIAGFLTPLAALGLAGAMAVALWLHISHGEPLIKPQPDAPGDSYEASLVYLAIALLFLLTGPGHLSLDSLLFK
- a CDS encoding VOC family protein — its product is MLEGLFHCNINVTDLDRSILFYEMLGFKVIVDFREGMSSPELATALGLSQAQLRGVHLSVGDDPNLTRIDLVEFQNPRTEGRPYTHLHHTGINRVSIRTTSLHQTYRELKAKRVNFFSEPVTLPGTTFTFVCFTDPDGTVLQLVEGSLSPATKANDPTWGELHLSLVE